Within Sorangiineae bacterium MSr11367, the genomic segment CGTCATGCTCGGAACGCTCCCAGCGCCGCCTGCTCCTTCGCGACCGCCGTGGCCAGCTCGGTAATGTAGTCCGCGTAGAAGTTGGCGAACCACTCGGAGGCCATCTCCCGCTCCTCGGGCGGGAGATGACGCGCTACGTCGTGCGAAATGATGAACCCCAAATGGACCGCCCCTCCGACGATTCCGCGCATGGGCACGCCCGAAGCCACGAGCGCCGGGATGAGCGTATCGATGTAGAGTGCACGCACGTCCGCCCCGCGATCTTCGAGGCCTTCGACCAGCAGCTTCAAGAGGCCGTCGGTCATCTGCCGGGCCGCTTCGGGCGTGTGATCCCGTACGGTTTCGGGCGGGGCCTCGGCGATGAGCCGCTCACAACCTTCGATGTAGTACGGCCGGCGTTCGGCGAGCAGCCGAACGATGCGTGTTCTCCTGGAGTCCACGAAACGAGTCTACCTTGGAGGCCGCGTGCGTGGCAGACTGAAGGAAGCAACCGTTTCCTATTTTTGGTTCAATACGGTCGGTTGCCCGTTCGTCCGACGGGGAGGAAGATTCGAAAAAATATGGCCTGGACGGTCACCCTCCGCTACGTGCCCGAGCACGACTTCGTACTGACCTCGTACGACGATGTCATTTTGCGCGATCAGCGCGACGCGACACGATGGCGGCGCGAAGTGTCCGCGCAATTCAGGCAGATCGGGCGCATTCCCGTCGACGTCATCATCGACCTTCGAGGTCTCGTCGTGAAGCCCTCGGGCGCGCGCGCCTACGGGGAAAACCGCGTGATCCTCATTAAGGAATTCTGCCGGCGCACCTACCGGTTCGGAGGTGATTTGAACACCCGAACGAGCGTGTACACGAGCGCCGTCCTCGATGGAGTGCAGGCAAACGTTTACGCCACGTACAACGACGCGCTGCGGGCGTTGCTGCAGGAGCGGGAGCGCGAAGCCAAAGGCGAGCTCCCTCCGTCACTCATCCCCAAGCCGGGCCGCAGCTAGCCGCTTTCGCTCGTAGAAGCGCTGCGCTTTGTAACGATTTCCGCAGATATCCATACGGCACCAACGGCGCGTTTTGTTCTTGCTCGTGTCGAGAAAGAGCCAGCCGCAATCCTTCAATCCGCATTTTCGCACGCGGGCGAAATCGGATGACGGCAGAAGGTCGGCCGCGGAAAGCGCCACCCGCCAAAGCGGCGAACGCAGATTTGCGTCATCGCAACGCCATACGAAACCCGAGTCCGTGGGCACGAGCCGGCGCGGCGCCGCGGCCTCCGCGATCAACGCATTCATGTGGGCCAGGTCCGAGGGATCGGACGTCTGCCCTTCGAGCTCGGCCACGATGACGCGGAAGAGGGCATCCCGAAATCGCACCGCGTCGGCATAGGCCGTATCGGCCTCTTTGGGATGGCTCAAGACCCGCGCGCGCAGCCGTCGCGCCTGCTGCCGATCGAGATGACCGCCGGCGGTGGCCCACGAAAGAATATCCGAGTAGCTCGACAACCGCTCCACGGCCGCCGTTTCCGAGTCACGCCAGCTCACCGTGTTGATGAAATCAAGGCAGGTGCAACCCCCCAGAAAATCGAATACGTAGCGGTCCACGTGCG encodes:
- a CDS encoding ABATE domain-containing protein, encoding MDRYVFDFLGGCTCLDFINTVSWRDSETAAVERLSSYSDILSWATAGGHLDRQQARRLRARVLSHPKEADTAYADAVRFRDALFRVIVAELEGQTSDPSDLAHMNALIAEAAAPRRLVPTDSGFVWRCDDANLRSPLWRVALSAADLLPSSDFARVRKCGLKDCGWLFLDTSKNKTRRWCRMDICGNRYKAQRFYERKRLAAARLGDE